The proteins below come from a single Trichocoleus desertorum ATA4-8-CV12 genomic window:
- a CDS encoding phycobiliprotein lyase, with product MLSFKDFFVACAGVWKTERTYHFVTEGRIERSYTEYQVQPLNPGDKKQILALSDSASLQLRNTTADFSDLISDQASLPGFAIAFNTRSETGETVSMSLQALFVSDSLVVSPDTVSMTPRLPLAAEVPSEPAGEVIQGFYLRNEGYSESGAIAGRFTYQPTRQTLEMTTFYNRSVAVDQMRLVAPDVRLRTIVTYQRPQPHETPSAIDLIGFGVEHKQLA from the coding sequence ATGCTGAGCTTTAAAGATTTTTTTGTGGCCTGTGCTGGGGTGTGGAAAACTGAGAGAACTTACCATTTCGTTACTGAGGGGAGAATTGAGCGTTCTTACACGGAATACCAAGTTCAACCTTTGAATCCGGGGGATAAAAAGCAAATTTTGGCTCTCTCTGATTCCGCGAGCTTGCAGTTAAGAAATACAACAGCCGATTTTTCAGACCTAATTTCAGACCAGGCCAGTTTGCCAGGATTTGCGATCGCTTTTAACACTCGTTCTGAAACGGGGGAAACGGTATCTATGAGCCTACAAGCCTTGTTTGTGTCTGACAGCTTGGTTGTATCTCCTGACACTGTGAGCATGACACCGCGTTTACCGCTCGCTGCTGAAGTTCCTAGCGAACCTGCTGGAGAAGTGATTCAGGGATTTTATCTCAGGAATGAGGGCTACTCAGAATCAGGGGCGATCGCAGGTCGCTTTACCTATCAGCCCACCCGCCAAACGCTAGAAATGACAACGTTCTACAATCGTTCTGTAGCGGTTGATCAAATGCGTTTAGTTGCACCGGACGTCCGTCTGCGTACAATCGTGACGTATCAGCGGCCTCAACCCCACGAAACCCCTAGTGCGATTGATTTAATTGGCTTTGGGGTGGAGCACAAACAGTTGGCGTAG